Proteins from a single region of Geothrix sp. PMB-07:
- the coaE gene encoding dephospho-CoA kinase (Dephospho-CoA kinase (CoaE) performs the final step in coenzyme A biosynthesis.) gives MFLFQAPFPLLGLSGGIAAGKSFVASRLASRGWVVIDADALAREVVVPGSEGLREVAAAFGPQALNADGSLDRVWVGAQVFSDASARTKLNAILHPRIEALLNFRLKELPANTRGAVLDAALWVERGIAHHFDAFWTVDAPESLRLERLMVRDGMDREAALARLRAQASPAERALHADLVIPNDGRDLSTLLEGAEAALLSDWKIRRKRIWRPNMPAPFSADQLRDVLTSLLSRGGDYGEVFVERRRAHALGMDDGRMEDVLASETFGASLRLVDGDTTRFADLIAPTFDELVASAHTLAAPGHGSAATLPALTVKAFPTPSPVAQDPGQVPLADKVALVRKAETIAREHAETLRPGALKQVAVGYGDSTQRVWIAAAELKQGAWSGSLTEDHRIQVVLRANVTAGDGTQLQTGYQPLGETRGFELFTDEAVTRMVHEAVRLAIQALDAQPAPAGTFPVVLSSSAGGTMIHEACGHGLEADLALAGMSSFAGKLGQKVAAEGVTIIDDGTLPHKRGSQAIDDEGNPVSRVVLIENGILKAYLQSRKTSRKMDVEPTGNGRRESYRHLPIPRMRNTFLAAGSEAPEAILRDLDRGLLVKHMGGGQVDTVTGNFVFQVTEGYWVENGEAKYPVKNATLSGCGPEVLKGLTRIGSDLHHFDIGTCGKDGQGVPVSDALPTILCPALVVGGTAEALPSVM, from the coding sequence GTGTTTCTGTTCCAGGCTCCCTTCCCCCTTCTCGGCCTCAGTGGCGGCATCGCAGCTGGCAAATCCTTTGTGGCTTCGCGTTTGGCCTCGCGGGGTTGGGTAGTCATTGATGCGGATGCCCTGGCCCGGGAAGTGGTGGTACCGGGCAGCGAGGGATTGCGGGAAGTGGCAGCGGCTTTTGGCCCCCAGGCCTTGAACGCCGACGGTTCCTTGGACCGCGTCTGGGTGGGCGCCCAGGTGTTCTCAGACGCCTCAGCGCGGACGAAGCTCAACGCAATCCTTCATCCCCGCATCGAAGCACTTCTGAACTTCCGCTTGAAGGAACTGCCGGCCAACACCCGCGGGGCCGTGTTGGACGCGGCGCTCTGGGTGGAGCGGGGTATCGCCCATCATTTCGATGCCTTCTGGACCGTGGATGCCCCGGAATCGCTCCGTCTGGAACGGCTGATGGTTCGGGATGGTATGGACCGCGAGGCGGCGCTGGCCCGGCTGCGGGCCCAGGCGTCCCCTGCGGAACGGGCCCTGCACGCAGACCTGGTGATTCCCAACGACGGCCGGGACCTTTCGACACTCCTTGAAGGAGCCGAAGCGGCCCTTCTGTCAGACTGGAAGATCCGCCGCAAGCGGATCTGGAGACCGAACATGCCTGCACCTTTCAGCGCGGACCAGCTGCGCGATGTCCTGACCAGCTTGCTCAGCCGCGGCGGCGACTACGGCGAAGTCTTCGTGGAGCGGCGCCGGGCTCATGCCCTGGGCATGGATGATGGCCGCATGGAAGATGTGCTGGCTTCGGAAACCTTCGGCGCCAGCCTGCGCCTGGTGGACGGCGACACCACCCGCTTCGCCGATCTCATCGCGCCCACCTTCGACGAACTGGTGGCTTCTGCCCACACGCTGGCGGCGCCGGGGCACGGGTCCGCCGCCACCCTTCCGGCTCTGACGGTCAAGGCCTTCCCCACGCCCAGCCCCGTGGCCCAGGATCCCGGCCAGGTGCCCCTGGCGGACAAGGTGGCCCTGGTGCGCAAAGCCGAGACCATCGCCCGCGAGCACGCGGAAACCCTGCGCCCGGGCGCCCTGAAGCAGGTGGCCGTGGGCTACGGCGACAGCACCCAGCGGGTGTGGATCGCCGCCGCAGAACTCAAGCAGGGAGCCTGGTCGGGCAGCCTCACCGAAGACCACCGCATCCAGGTGGTGCTCCGCGCCAATGTCACCGCCGGGGACGGCACCCAATTGCAAACGGGCTATCAGCCCCTGGGCGAGACCCGCGGCTTCGAGCTGTTCACTGATGAGGCCGTCACGCGCATGGTCCACGAAGCGGTGCGGCTGGCCATCCAGGCCCTGGACGCACAGCCTGCGCCCGCGGGCACCTTCCCCGTGGTGCTCAGCAGCAGCGCCGGTGGCACCATGATCCACGAAGCCTGCGGGCACGGACTGGAGGCCGATCTCGCGCTCGCGGGGATGAGTTCCTTCGCGGGCAAGCTGGGCCAGAAGGTGGCCGCCGAAGGCGTGACCATCATCGATGACGGCACCCTGCCCCATAAGCGCGGCAGTCAGGCCATCGACGACGAAGGCAACCCCGTGAGCCGCGTGGTCCTCATCGAGAACGGCATCCTCAAGGCCTACCTGCAGTCGCGGAAGACCTCGCGCAAGATGGACGTGGAACCCACGGGCAATGGACGGCGCGAGAGCTACCGCCACCTGCCCATCCCCCGCATGCGCAACACCTTCCTGGCCGCAGGGAGCGAGGCCCCCGAGGCCATCCTGCGCGACCTGGACCGCGGCCTGCTGGTGAAGCACATGGGCGGCGGGCAGGTGGATACCGTCACCGGCAACTTCGTGTTCCAGGTGACCGAGGGCTACTGGGTGGAGAACGGCGAGGCCAAATACCCGGTGAAGAACGCGACCCTCAGCGGCTGTGGCCCCGAAGTGCTGAAGGGCCTCACCCGCATCGGCAGCGACCTGCACCACTTCGACATCGGCACCTGCGGCAAGGACGGCCAGGGCGTACCCGTCAGCGATGCCCTGCCCACCATCCTCTGCCCCGCCCTCGTGGTCGGCGGCACCGCCGAAGCCTTACCGAGCGTGATGTGA
- a CDS encoding TldD/PmbA family protein, with protein MSAFSTFLPESLEARLQDGIQHARSLGAEGAEAFVSLSRSRKAKVQNGALEDLTVSKRGGLGVRVIRAGDQGFRTGLATTTDLAATDFRNLFAQAWELSALGDEDPWLRQADPAGADDLPSRFDASVEAITPEQRIAWALELETQARRASTRVAAVRESSWSDGTGASLLLTQKGVRTPDVWSSCSASIELAVAEGDERQASWHWGVARRPGLDLAAIGAEAALKGERKLNPQRLPAGRYSVVLHPEVAVDVLGIVAGMLDAESVLKQRSLFAGKLGQSLASPLLTLVDDGRLAEAPGCPALGSEPWDAEGLPTRRNVLLEGGVLRTYLHTLKTAAEMGMAPTASAGRGFGSQPSATTFNLFPLPGTTETGALYRLAGNGVLITEIMGLHTVDPVSGDLSVGASGIRIRNGELAEPVDKLTFAGNLCDFLTRIVALGNDLRWYGSSAGLSILLEDIALGGA; from the coding sequence ATGAGTGCCTTTTCGACTTTCCTCCCCGAATCCCTCGAAGCCCGGCTCCAGGACGGCATCCAGCATGCTCGGTCCCTGGGCGCCGAAGGGGCTGAGGCCTTTGTCTCCCTCTCTCGCTCCCGCAAGGCCAAGGTGCAGAACGGCGCCCTGGAGGATCTCACCGTCAGCAAGCGCGGCGGCCTGGGCGTGCGCGTCATCCGCGCAGGCGACCAAGGCTTTCGCACGGGCCTCGCCACCACCACGGATCTCGCGGCCACGGATTTCCGAAATCTCTTTGCCCAGGCCTGGGAGCTGAGCGCCCTGGGCGACGAAGATCCCTGGCTGCGCCAGGCCGACCCCGCCGGGGCCGATGATCTGCCCAGCCGCTTCGATGCGAGTGTGGAGGCCATCACGCCTGAGCAGCGCATCGCCTGGGCCCTGGAGCTGGAAACCCAGGCCCGCCGCGCCTCCACCAGGGTGGCCGCGGTGCGGGAATCCTCCTGGAGCGATGGTACGGGCGCCAGCCTCCTGCTTACGCAGAAGGGCGTGCGCACGCCCGACGTGTGGTCCAGCTGCTCCGCGTCCATTGAACTGGCGGTGGCCGAAGGCGACGAGCGCCAGGCCTCCTGGCACTGGGGTGTGGCCCGGCGCCCGGGGCTCGACCTCGCCGCCATCGGCGCGGAGGCCGCCCTGAAGGGCGAGCGGAAGCTGAATCCGCAGCGTCTGCCGGCCGGCAGATACTCGGTGGTGTTGCATCCGGAAGTGGCCGTGGATGTGCTCGGCATCGTGGCGGGCATGCTGGATGCGGAATCCGTGCTCAAGCAGCGCAGCCTCTTCGCGGGCAAGCTGGGTCAGTCCTTGGCTTCCCCCCTGCTCACGCTGGTGGATGATGGCCGCTTGGCTGAGGCACCGGGCTGTCCGGCCCTGGGTTCCGAGCCCTGGGATGCCGAGGGCCTGCCCACCCGCCGCAACGTGCTGCTGGAAGGGGGCGTGCTGAGGACCTACCTGCACACCCTCAAGACCGCCGCGGAGATGGGCATGGCCCCCACCGCCAGCGCGGGCCGCGGCTTCGGCAGTCAGCCCAGCGCCACCACCTTCAACCTGTTCCCCCTGCCCGGCACCACCGAAACGGGGGCCCTGTACCGCCTGGCTGGCAACGGCGTGCTCATCACCGAGATCATGGGCCTGCACACGGTGGATCCCGTCAGCGGCGACCTCAGCGTGGGCGCCAGCGGCATCCGCATCCGCAACGGAGAGCTCGCCGAACCTGTGGACAAGCTCACCTTCGCGGGCAACCTGTGTGATTTCCTGACCCGCATCGTGGCCCTGGGCAACGATCTGCGCTGGTACGGCAGCAGCGCGGGCCTGAGCATTCTGCTGGAAGACATCGCCCTGGGCGGAGCCTGA
- a CDS encoding phospho-sugar mutase: protein MSLSAAKQYLSYSHLEPELRADLEPLVLAAETGDAKAIAELEDRFFEPLAFGTGGLRGFMAAGLRRMNQPNVRRTTLALAAVATAHAPGKKVAVVGYDTRINSEVFAGESARVLAAAGYEVFLGTRPLPTPFLCFAMKALGSACGVIITASHNPKEYNGFKAYNDLGGQVVDPWDAEIEAHMATLPVVPDPPVAPSGRIKPIPAEIEQAYVAMGEGLLQHPVKFTPAKILYTPFHGTGIAFVPTLFEQAGLPLSVSPSQGVQDGTFPTAPRPNPEELAAYAAPLREAEAMGAELVLANDPDADRIGVVAKRHGAWELMSGNDLAALTLDYFCTQKGRQGAVVSTVVTSDFMAEVARLHKLPVVWTLTGFKNIAVCMDRLEALGEAYAFGAEESYGMLIPPSLRDKDGVTAALVVAEMAGHHKALGKSLFDAVDDLMAKVGTFHNRLVNLEDARPGGAKRFAEAMERIRTAGLASLGGEKVASWEDFQTGLCHGQGRSETILDRPDNPSAALPIPRSNVLKFRLESGAFAAFRPSGTEPKLKVYLQSRTDAALLDRMEAEARKLLGL, encoded by the coding sequence ATGTCCTTGAGCGCCGCGAAACAATACCTGTCCTACAGCCATCTCGAACCCGAGCTCCGCGCCGATCTCGAACCACTCGTCCTGGCCGCTGAAACGGGCGACGCCAAGGCCATCGCCGAATTGGAAGATCGCTTCTTCGAGCCCCTGGCCTTTGGCACGGGCGGCCTGCGGGGTTTCATGGCGGCGGGCCTGCGCCGCATGAACCAGCCCAACGTGCGCCGCACCACCTTGGCCCTGGCGGCGGTGGCCACGGCCCACGCGCCCGGGAAGAAGGTGGCCGTGGTGGGCTACGACACGCGCATCAATTCCGAAGTGTTCGCCGGCGAAAGCGCCAGGGTGCTTGCTGCGGCGGGCTATGAGGTGTTCCTGGGCACGCGGCCCCTGCCCACGCCCTTCCTCTGCTTCGCCATGAAGGCCCTGGGTTCGGCCTGCGGCGTGATCATCACCGCCAGCCACAATCCCAAGGAGTACAACGGCTTCAAGGCCTATAACGATCTGGGCGGCCAGGTGGTCGACCCCTGGGATGCGGAGATCGAGGCCCACATGGCGACGCTGCCGGTGGTGCCCGACCCCCCGGTCGCGCCCTCTGGCCGCATCAAGCCCATCCCGGCGGAGATCGAGCAAGCCTATGTCGCCATGGGAGAGGGCCTGCTCCAGCACCCGGTTAAATTCACGCCTGCCAAAATCCTCTACACGCCCTTCCATGGCACGGGCATCGCCTTTGTGCCCACCCTCTTTGAGCAGGCGGGCTTGCCCCTGTCCGTGAGCCCCAGCCAAGGTGTTCAGGACGGCACCTTCCCCACGGCCCCCCGGCCCAACCCCGAAGAGCTGGCGGCCTATGCCGCCCCCCTGCGGGAGGCCGAAGCCATGGGTGCGGAACTGGTGCTGGCCAACGATCCCGATGCGGATCGCATCGGCGTGGTGGCCAAGCGCCACGGCGCCTGGGAGCTGATGTCCGGCAACGATCTCGCGGCCCTCACCCTGGACTACTTCTGCACCCAGAAGGGCCGCCAGGGCGCCGTCGTGAGCACCGTGGTGACCTCGGATTTCATGGCCGAGGTGGCACGTCTCCACAAGCTGCCCGTGGTCTGGACCCTCACGGGCTTCAAGAACATCGCCGTCTGCATGGACCGGCTGGAAGCGCTGGGCGAAGCCTACGCCTTCGGCGCCGAGGAGAGCTACGGCATGCTCATCCCGCCCAGCCTGCGCGACAAGGATGGCGTCACCGCCGCCCTGGTGGTCGCCGAGATGGCGGGCCACCACAAGGCGTTGGGGAAGAGTCTCTTCGATGCCGTGGATGACCTCATGGCCAAGGTGGGCACTTTCCACAATCGCCTGGTGAACCTCGAGGATGCCCGGCCCGGCGGCGCCAAACGCTTCGCCGAGGCCATGGAGCGCATCCGCACCGCGGGCCTCGCCTCCCTCGGCGGCGAGAAGGTGGCCAGCTGGGAGGACTTCCAGACGGGCCTCTGCCATGGCCAGGGCCGAAGCGAAACCATCCTAGACCGCCCCGACAACCCCTCGGCTGCCCTGCCCATCCCCCGCAGCAACGTGCTGAAATTTCGCCTGGAGAGTGGAGCCTTCGCCGCCTTCCGGCCCAGCGGCACCGAGCCCAAATTGAAGGTCTACCTGCAGAGCCGCACCGACGCGGCGCTGCTGGATCGGATGGAGGCGGAAGCCCGCAAACTCCTCGGCCTGTAA
- a CDS encoding cytochrome b/b6 domain-containing protein encodes MRFLFAGLLSVVLSAAAPSPSDCVGCHDVDLKVFEASKHASMGCTGCHSSITKAPHEGKPAPVKCATCHEDQVKAYAKSVHGVAKQNGMADAATCSSCHGSPHTILGASEPGSNVNKKNLANTCGTCHSNPDFLSKHKIPFAKPVEAYRASVHGREVAKGNTAAASCSDCHGSHDILASSDPKAKVNRANVADTCGVCHPDVQTVYADSVHGLAVKRGSNDSPTCTGCHGEHNILAPKDPGSMVNAARVSTVTCGRCHGDERMNSRYEFGDKVPAFQDSFHGLAIRGGQKTAANCASCHGVHNILPSADIRSTINPANLKQTCGQCHPGVGDKIAVSKVHVRMAGGVEHISVKWIRLTYYMLIPMTIGFMLFHNGLDWLAKVRRHKPHHGTGEQLPRMNKWFRITHGMVMVSFITLVVTGFALKFPEAGWVKIFGLSGSGSIRGLLHRIAAVMIMGATVLHLVHLALVKKDRVILLELLPGLQDAKDILQAILYNLGLAQKRPTFGMFGYAEKMEYWAFMWGTVVMAVTGVLLWAQNWSLGRFPIWVMDAATAAHYYEAILATLSILVWHWYLVIFDPEVYPMDMAWLTGKASADHIRETRPEYYAKLMKKQDSQSDEHTK; translated from the coding sequence ATGCGTTTTCTGTTCGCAGGATTGCTGTCTGTCGTGCTCTCCGCCGCGGCGCCGAGCCCCTCGGACTGCGTGGGTTGTCATGACGTCGACCTGAAGGTCTTCGAAGCCTCCAAGCACGCGAGCATGGGCTGCACAGGCTGTCACAGCAGCATCACGAAGGCGCCTCACGAAGGCAAACCGGCACCCGTGAAGTGCGCCACCTGCCATGAAGACCAGGTGAAGGCTTACGCCAAGAGCGTGCATGGCGTGGCCAAACAGAATGGCATGGCCGACGCGGCCACTTGCTCTTCCTGCCACGGTTCGCCACACACGATCCTGGGTGCCAGCGAGCCTGGTTCCAATGTGAACAAGAAGAACCTGGCGAACACCTGCGGCACCTGCCACTCGAATCCCGACTTCCTCTCCAAGCACAAGATCCCTTTCGCCAAGCCGGTGGAGGCCTACCGGGCCAGCGTCCACGGCCGCGAAGTGGCCAAGGGCAACACCGCCGCCGCCAGCTGCTCCGACTGCCATGGCAGCCACGACATCCTGGCTTCCAGCGATCCCAAGGCCAAGGTGAACCGCGCCAACGTGGCCGATACCTGCGGCGTGTGCCATCCCGATGTGCAGACGGTGTATGCGGACAGCGTCCACGGTCTGGCCGTGAAGCGGGGTTCCAATGATTCGCCCACCTGCACCGGCTGCCACGGTGAGCACAACATCCTGGCGCCCAAGGACCCCGGCTCCATGGTGAACGCCGCGCGCGTCTCCACCGTGACCTGCGGCCGCTGCCACGGCGACGAGCGCATGAATTCCCGCTACGAGTTCGGCGACAAGGTGCCGGCCTTCCAGGACAGCTTCCACGGCCTGGCCATCCGCGGCGGCCAGAAGACTGCCGCCAACTGCGCCTCCTGCCATGGTGTTCACAACATCCTGCCCTCCGCCGACATCCGCTCCACCATCAACCCCGCGAACCTGAAGCAGACCTGCGGCCAGTGCCACCCGGGCGTGGGCGACAAGATCGCCGTGAGCAAGGTGCACGTGCGCATGGCGGGCGGCGTCGAGCACATCTCGGTGAAGTGGATCCGCCTCACGTACTACATGCTCATCCCCATGACCATCGGCTTCATGCTGTTCCACAACGGCCTGGACTGGCTGGCCAAGGTGCGCCGTCACAAGCCGCACCACGGCACGGGTGAGCAGCTGCCCCGCATGAACAAGTGGTTCCGCATCACCCATGGCATGGTGATGGTCAGCTTCATCACCCTGGTGGTCACCGGCTTTGCCCTGAAGTTCCCCGAAGCGGGCTGGGTGAAGATCTTCGGCTTGAGTGGCTCCGGCTCCATCCGCGGCCTGCTGCATCGCATCGCGGCCGTCATGATCATGGGCGCCACCGTGCTGCACCTGGTCCACCTGGCCCTGGTGAAGAAGGACCGCGTCATCCTGCTGGAACTGCTGCCGGGTCTGCAGGACGCCAAGGACATCCTCCAGGCGATTCTCTACAACCTGGGCCTGGCCCAAAAACGGCCCACCTTCGGCATGTTCGGCTACGCCGAGAAGATGGAATACTGGGCCTTCATGTGGGGCACCGTGGTGATGGCGGTGACCGGTGTCCTCCTCTGGGCCCAGAACTGGAGCCTGGGACGCTTCCCCATCTGGGTGATGGATGCTGCAACAGCCGCGCACTACTATGAGGCGATTCTCGCCACGCTTTCCATCCTCGTGTGGCACTGGTACCTGGTGATCTTCGACCCCGAGGTCTATCCCATGGACATGGCCTGGCTCACGGGCAAGGCCTCGGCGGATCACATCCGTGAAACCCGCCCCGAGTACTACGCCAAGCTCATGAAGAAGCAAGATTCCCAATCCGACGAGCACACCAAGTAG
- a CDS encoding methylmalonyl-CoA mutase, with protein sequence MYQRDFLEQVRAQLTVKEDPAKLREARFETSSGIPLKNSYTPADLPDFDPLKDLGAPGKYPFTRHVQPSGYRGRLWTMRQYAGFATAEESNARYRYLLEQGTTGLSVAFDLPTQIGMDPDHEMALGEVGKVGVSISSIHDMRRLFQDIPLDKVSTSMTINAPAAVLLALYLAVAEEQGVSWKQVSGTIQNDILKEYMARGTYIFPPRQSLRLITDIFAFCAEQVPNWNTISISGYHIREAGCTAAQEIAFTLGDGIAYVQAALDAGLKLEAFAPRLSFFFNAHNQFFEEVAKFRAARRLWARIMKERFKTDDAKSQMLRFHTQTAGSTLTAQQPDNNIVRTTVQAMAAVCGGTQSLHTNSRDEALALPTEVSARIALRTQQILAYESRVADVVDPFAGSYFIESLTDELEARAAALLAKVDDLGGMVSAIEKGFPQREIQNAAYAYQKAVEKGEQVVVGVNKFTVTGETAPDLLRVDEALGAQRRTQIAAVRAGRNQTEVASRLAALRSAAAGSENLMPRILDAVKAEATVGEICDALRAEFGEYQEQLVF encoded by the coding sequence ATGTACCAGAGGGATTTCCTGGAGCAGGTGCGCGCCCAGCTGACGGTGAAGGAAGATCCGGCCAAGCTGCGCGAAGCCCGCTTCGAGACCAGCTCGGGCATTCCGCTGAAGAACAGCTACACCCCGGCAGACCTGCCCGACTTCGACCCGCTGAAGGATCTGGGCGCCCCCGGGAAATACCCCTTCACCCGCCACGTGCAGCCCTCCGGCTACCGCGGCCGCCTCTGGACCATGCGCCAGTACGCGGGCTTCGCCACTGCCGAGGAAAGCAACGCCCGCTACCGCTACCTGCTGGAGCAGGGCACCACGGGCCTCTCCGTGGCCTTCGACCTGCCCACCCAGATCGGCATGGATCCCGATCATGAGATGGCCCTGGGCGAGGTGGGCAAGGTGGGCGTGAGCATCAGCTCCATCCACGACATGCGGCGGCTCTTCCAGGACATCCCCCTGGACAAGGTGAGCACCAGCATGACCATCAACGCCCCGGCGGCGGTGCTGCTGGCCCTCTATCTGGCGGTGGCTGAAGAGCAGGGCGTGAGCTGGAAGCAGGTGAGCGGCACCATCCAGAACGACATCCTGAAGGAATACATGGCCCGGGGCACCTACATCTTCCCGCCGCGCCAGAGCCTGCGCCTCATCACGGACATCTTCGCCTTCTGCGCCGAGCAGGTGCCCAACTGGAACACCATCTCCATCTCGGGCTACCACATCCGCGAGGCCGGCTGCACGGCGGCCCAGGAGATCGCCTTCACCCTGGGCGACGGCATCGCCTACGTGCAGGCGGCCCTGGATGCGGGCCTGAAGCTGGAGGCCTTCGCGCCCCGGCTCAGCTTCTTCTTCAACGCCCACAACCAGTTCTTCGAGGAGGTGGCCAAATTCCGGGCGGCCCGCCGCCTCTGGGCCCGCATCATGAAGGAGCGCTTCAAGACCGACGACGCCAAGAGCCAGATGCTGCGCTTCCACACCCAGACGGCGGGCAGCACGCTGACGGCCCAGCAGCCGGACAACAACATCGTGCGCACCACGGTGCAGGCCATGGCCGCGGTCTGCGGCGGCACCCAGAGCCTGCACACGAACAGCCGCGACGAGGCGCTGGCGCTGCCCACCGAAGTCAGTGCCCGCATCGCATTGCGCACCCAGCAGATCCTGGCCTATGAATCCCGTGTGGCGGATGTGGTGGATCCCTTCGCCGGGAGCTATTTCATCGAGTCGCTCACCGACGAGCTGGAGGCCAGAGCCGCGGCCCTGCTGGCCAAGGTGGACGACCTGGGCGGCATGGTCAGCGCCATCGAGAAGGGTTTCCCCCAGCGGGAAATCCAGAACGCGGCCTATGCCTACCAGAAGGCCGTGGAGAAGGGCGAGCAGGTGGTGGTGGGGGTCAACAAGTTCACCGTGACCGGTGAGACCGCCCCGGACCTCCTGCGGGTGGACGAGGCCCTGGGCGCCCAGCGCCGCACTCAGATCGCCGCGGTGCGGGCGGGTCGGAACCAGACCGAGGTGGCTTCCCGCCTGGCCGCGCTGCGCAGTGCAGCGGCGGGCAGCGAGAACCTCATGCCGCGCATCCTCGATGCCGTGAAGGCCGAGGCCACGGTCGGCGAGATCTGCGATGCCCTGAGGGCCGAGTTCGGCGAATACCAGGAGCAGCTGGTCTTCTGA
- a CDS encoding amidohydrolase: MPLPPPPPAHVQILSGADLWTAQGPQKGQAVAIQKGKILAVGSPDNLLKAHPKAQVVELHGGTLLPGLIEGHAHVSGVGALRRQVELAGLDSLPEALARIRQWTTAHPSGWLQSRGWDQNRWPTKAFPRAVDLDVVTGARPAYFLRVDGHAAWVNTAALAKAGIGMDTPDPEGGRILKDAYGRPTGILVDAAVNLVAKHIPKLTPAELDAQIKDGLLALRAEGFTAVADMGIGAPELEAYRRLAAAHALPIRVFAYLTHDHDLMLGELKHGRSKKAGSFQVQGVKFYMDGALGSRGARLLAPYADEPSTTGLWVTDPAKVAADAAITLRAGYQPAIHAIGDAANRAALDLLENAMKKHRGTLHPRIEHAQIVTAEDAARFGKLGVVASVQPVHCTSDCSWTPARLGPERVNEAFPWRSFVEGGALLAFGSDAPVEEANPFVSLAAAETRQDPQGNPPGGFLPNQRLTRLEAVRAYTSGNATVLGLGKELGTLQKGAVADLLWVQAPLGDLSPEALRKVKPGRLWVNGVEAPLAH; the protein is encoded by the coding sequence ATGCCCCTGCCGCCGCCTCCCCCTGCCCACGTCCAGATCCTCTCTGGTGCCGACCTGTGGACCGCCCAGGGCCCCCAGAAGGGCCAGGCCGTGGCCATCCAGAAGGGGAAAATCCTGGCGGTGGGATCGCCAGACAACCTATTGAAGGCGCACCCCAAGGCCCAGGTGGTGGAACTCCATGGCGGCACCCTGCTGCCGGGGCTCATCGAAGGCCACGCCCATGTGAGCGGCGTGGGCGCCCTCCGCCGCCAGGTGGAACTGGCGGGCCTCGACAGCCTGCCCGAGGCCCTCGCGCGCATCCGCCAATGGACCACCGCCCATCCCAGCGGATGGCTGCAGAGCCGGGGCTGGGACCAGAACCGCTGGCCCACCAAGGCCTTCCCCCGGGCCGTGGATCTGGATGTGGTCACCGGGGCACGCCCCGCCTACTTCCTGCGGGTGGATGGCCACGCCGCCTGGGTGAACACCGCCGCCCTGGCCAAGGCGGGCATCGGAATGGACACGCCGGACCCCGAAGGTGGACGCATCCTCAAGGATGCCTACGGCAGGCCCACCGGCATCCTGGTGGACGCCGCGGTGAACCTGGTGGCCAAGCACATCCCCAAGCTCACGCCTGCGGAGCTGGACGCCCAGATCAAGGATGGCCTTCTCGCCCTGAGGGCCGAAGGTTTCACCGCCGTGGCCGACATGGGCATCGGCGCCCCCGAGCTGGAGGCCTACCGGCGCCTGGCCGCGGCCCACGCCCTGCCCATCCGCGTGTTCGCCTACCTCACCCATGACCACGATCTGATGCTGGGCGAGCTGAAACACGGCCGCTCGAAGAAGGCCGGCTCCTTCCAGGTGCAGGGTGTGAAGTTCTACATGGACGGCGCCCTTGGCAGCCGGGGCGCGCGGCTGCTCGCCCCCTATGCCGATGAGCCCTCCACCACCGGACTGTGGGTAACGGACCCTGCCAAAGTCGCCGCCGATGCCGCCATCACCCTCCGGGCAGGCTACCAACCCGCCATCCATGCCATCGGGGATGCGGCCAACCGCGCCGCCCTGGACCTGCTTGAAAATGCCATGAAGAAACACCGCGGCACGCTGCATCCCCGCATCGAGCACGCGCAGATCGTGACCGCCGAGGACGCCGCCCGCTTCGGGAAGCTGGGCGTGGTGGCCAGCGTCCAGCCCGTGCACTGCACCTCGGACTGCAGCTGGACCCCGGCCCGCCTTGGCCCCGAACGGGTCAACGAAGCCTTCCCCTGGCGCAGCTTCGTCGAAGGCGGCGCCCTGCTGGCCTTCGGCAGCGATGCCCCGGTGGAGGAGGCCAATCCCTTCGTGAGCTTGGCCGCCGCGGAAACCCGGCAGGACCCCCAGGGCAACCCGCCCGGCGGCTTCCTGCCCAACCAGCGGCTCACCCGGCTTGAAGCCGTGCGGGCCTACACCAGCGGCAACGCCACCGTGCTGGGCCTGGGCAAGGAACTGGGCACCCTCCAGAAGGGCGCCGTGGCGGATCTGCTCTGGGTGCAGGCCCCCCTCGGCGACCTCAGCCCCGAGGCCCTTCGCAAAGTGAAGCCAGGGCGACTGTGGGTGAACGGCGTGGAAGCGCCCCTGGCACACTAG